Within the Telopea speciosissima isolate NSW1024214 ecotype Mountain lineage chromosome 4, Tspe_v1, whole genome shotgun sequence genome, the region tttaataaatggtttggttatggtttcaaaactGAAGCCGTTTAAACCGAATTGAACCGTTTAACTGAATAAAAcatttaacactcttaaatgtACATATATGTACCAAAATCAACTGTAACCGTttatcgaaaccaaaccgaactgtTTAAAACTGAAAAGGTGAAACTGTTtgataaatggttcgattacaatttcaaaattaagaccatttaattaaacagtTTAACAGAAACCGGatcgtttaacacccttacctgCGCTCCTAGTGCATAGAACATATTATCCCAAAAGATAATTATGAAATGTAAAGTTCTTTTATGAGCTACAATCATTGTTTGTTTTAAtcctcctccttctctgtcttgtttgagtctgttttctcgCTCTAAGATTATTGTCGAAAAAATGAAGAACTTGAGGAGGATGAGGCAACTGTTTCCATGGAAATTCTGCAGCAGTTGACCAGTTTCGTCTCCAATTTGAGCATGTAGGAGTTGTAGAGTGGAGACAGGTTTGAAACCCAGGATATGCAGTGACAACTTCAAAAGGTTCTAGTCGATCCATTCTATTCATTGGTTGTGGACATTGTCGTAGCCAATGGCTTTAGACACATCGTGTACTTGCCTTCATGTCTAAAGGGCCAAAACCAACAATGCCTGAACCCGGACCTCATGAATTGTCCCttcatgtgtttgtgtttgtgttgGGAGGTCTAGTGTACACCTTAGGCTTAGAGAGCCTTTAACCTTAATTAAattggatccggctcctctccaaggagctcAGCACCCAGGGCACGTTCAGGGTGTATCAAAGGGttgggctgtgtcgcacacatttcgacgcatgcctagggatgtgtgtggcacaacccaacggctggatgccccttgggcatgttgggctccctggagaggagctcaatccaatTAAATTATGGGAGAGTGTTTCCTAAAAAGTAGTGTGGCCCCTGTATGAGTACAGGGTCAATGGGAGTATATGTGGAAACATCAACAAGGGTGAGATTTTCGCCTTTTAGAGAGGTGGGTGGAGGCAGGGCAATCATTTCATACCCCTGGGCACAAGGGCCACTCTGCCTTTCAGGattctttttttccttaaattaTAGAATTTATCTTGACATTAATTATACaaattttatggaaaaaaataaCGCTACTTTATCACGTGGCTCCTACACCTAGGCTTAGGAGCGCATGAAATTATCGCCCAAaccctattaaaaaaaaaaatcccattcatgTTGATACCCTAGTGTGCACTCTTATTGGCCCCCGTGTTAATGTAGAGGCTACACGACCAAACAATGATCTCTtaccaaaatttatttttaagagATTGTTAAATGGAAGAGAATTATCTAAGCAAGCCGCATAGAAGAGCACACCAAAGAGGTGCGTCAAAACGGTATTGTGCATAGAAAGGCAGCAAGGTCATTCCAAGtttggatgagagagagagagagagagacagggaTGCTAGCGTACTCTGTCCTAGCGCTCAGAGAACTTTTTGCCCTTTTgcccttatcttcttcttctttactatTTTGTGTGTGTTTTCTTACATTGAGACTATCGTCCGCaaagaagaacttgaagaggaTGAGGCAACTGGTTCCATGGAAAATCTGCAGCAATTGACAAGCTATCGCTGTTATCTCCAATTTGAGCAGTAGCAGCTGAAGAGTGGAGACAGGTTCGAAACCCAAAATATGCGGTGAGAGTTTTAAAAGGCTCTGGTCCGTTTGGTTCATCAGTTGTGGACTTTGTCGTTGCCGGTGGCTGTACACAGGTTGTGTGCTTCCCTTCCTGTCTAACACACCAAAACCAACCCCCATTGCTCGAACTTGACCCTGTGAACTGTTgcattgtgtgtttgtgtgtgtatttgtgcttccccccccccaaaaaaaaaaaaagaactgagAAAACCCAGCTGGAACAATGGATGTATACCTCAGTTAACAAAATTTGTCTGTCTGCAAACCTGTCAAGTTTCGATCTGCTAGGTATGAGGGAGTGGGTTGAACTCGAAACTCCTTTTCatgttcttgatttgttttgAAGATGTCAAACTTGTTTGCagggaaagagaggaaaagagaagaagaagaatagaaagctaggaggaggagatggaaatGAAATCTGAACATCTAGAACTGCAGGAAAGCCAGAAAAGCATGGAGGATCAGGATCAAATGACATTAGACCAGGTCTCTAAAACTCAGCAACATTTCCCTACTCTAGTACCAAATCCTTCCTTAATATTCacagctttgttttttttttttttttttttttattttatattttttatatttcaatATAAGTACATGTACGCTCTGTTTTCAAGTGTTCTTTCTTCCGTGTTCTGTTGTTCTTTTTAGCGCATTCTTAAGCGGAAGGGTAATGAAGAGAGTGAGAAAAATCCAAAGCTGCTTTGGATCAGGAAAAGACCTCCTGCTCCTCCGCATCCACGTTATTCTCCTGAATATATGCAGGTGATTCTTCGGTGCCATTCTACATAACTCTTTTTCCAAGTATTTATCACAGTCTTTCAtagcttcttcctcttcttcctttgtgTGTATGCGTCCGCGTGTGTGATCCACTAACCACTACCCATCCATAGGTTGATCCCTGATGAGGTATTGCATCATTTTACTAAGTTAATTGCAGCATTGCCTATTACTATGCTTTAGTTTTTCCTGGAagaattattaattaatttcatGCCTTTACATTTTTGATACTTTGAATAGGTACTTATTGATCAGGTAGAGAGGAATAAAAGGTCAGTGAGAAAGACAGATAAGATCAATGATGAAGCTAACTCATGTTCTCTGAAGAAAGCTCAGGAACTTCAAATGAAATTAGCACCAGAAATGCCTAGTTTCGTGAAATTTATGCTTCCATCCCACGTCAGTAGTTGTTTTTGGCTGGTGAGCCTCAAACAATTTCATATACAGAATATACAAAATTTCCATTAACATGTATCATTCTTGCGGGTGTGACTGGAAGCAATACTTTCTGTTGACAGAGAATTCCTGGTAATTTCTGCAAGTTAAACATACCAAAAAAGGATTGTAGCATTATGCTGGTAGATGAAAGTGGTGAAGAGTATAAAACAAAGTTCCTTGGTGAAAAAGGAGGACTGAGTGGTGGATGGAAGAGATTCTCTACTGCACACGATTTGGTTGAAGGAGATTCAGTGGTGTTCCAACTTATCGAGGCTACCAAATTCAAGGTGATGGGTTGGCCTAAACAATCATATTATGCAATGCACACATGTCCTGTAACTTTGAAATTGGATTATTTTAGCTACTGGACCTTGCTATGTTGGTGCAAGGCTTTGAGTTTTTTATGGTTCTGATGATTGTGTTTATATTAGATTCTTAATTTAACTTTCTAAATCTTATAGAGTTCATTGGGGCAGCAAATATTCATCTGGATATCTGGAAGAGATGTTCTTTCAATGTATCTCTTTGAATGGCTGAAATGTGTCCATGTCAACAGTAGCGCCTATTGACTTGACTGACATCTGGGATTTATATATGAGTCACCTTTCAGCTTTCTTACCTAGCAGATCTAACCCCTTGCATTATTACAAATTAAAACTTGATGATCATGTTGGATTTCTATCCTATATGTATTTGTACATACTGTTATGCTTAAAAGTGTATGACATCTTGCGCTCATTTCTCCAATTCAGTTGCTAGGAAAGATATCAATTCTGATACTCGTTTTTTTTATATAGGTGTACATTATAGGCAAAAATGGTTTGCCTAAATGTTCTCAAGTTGCTGGAGATCTTGCACTTGAAAAGGAAATTCTTACTGGTAACTCAGTTGACCTCTTGATATTTCAGAATTTGTTGTCAACTcaattgaattgaattgttGCAATGATCTTTGTTTATGCCTTTTAGGCTAGGTTCTGAAGGCAAGAATTAGATAGAAAggggaaatatatatatatatatacacacacacgatgagtttatgttttatgttctctcttctctttcaaattttttgttttcttttcttttcttgcattccaaaacaaaaaataacacttgTTTTTTCGTTGAATGTAGAGGAAGATAATGCAGATGAGGGAGCCTGTTCTTTATCTGTTCTTCAAGAGAGTAATCACAATGATACTCCTCCGGGATCAGTTTCTAACCCTGGGCACAGTGAAGAAGTTGGCTCTGAAGATTTGGAAGGCATCAGGTCGGCAACAACAATCATGAAATTTAAAGACGTGAAAAGCTTTGAGGATTTCACCATTATAGTGAATGATTGGAATATAGATTCGGAACTTTCTGAACATGTTCGAGCCAAGTATTATGAGCTATGCTGTAGTCAGAAGGCTTTCCTTCACGATAATCTTAGCTCAGTCATCAATTGTAAGTTATTGATTGCTGGAATAATTTCTGGGGTCGTGAATGTGGCTGAATTCATACGATCTTGCAAGCTTAATACCAATGAGAATGACTTTACAAATTGGAGAAAATGTTTGGATGGCTTTGAGAAAATGGGCATGAATGTTGGCTTTCTACATGCACGACTGCACCAGCTCGAGAACCTTGCCTTTAAGTCAGAAGGGGCAAAGGATTCAAAGATTTACAATGAAGCTGTATCTCAAAGAACCTGTTTGGTAGAGGAGATAAGAAAGCTGGAACTGAAGCTTTTGGAATTAAAAGAGGTCCATGCAAGTAAAGACGGAGAAATTAGGACTCTGAAATTGAAGGCCAAGAGACATGAGATGAAGTTTCAAGCTAAGGTTAATGATCCATGGtgacctttgttttttttcatgttGCAGTTTCCTCCTTTTTTATGTAGCCTGAAGTTTGCAGTTGACTAACATAGTTCTATGAAGTTGAGTAGAGTTCCTTTTTGTGAAATATGATTTCAGATGTATATAACCTTAAAAAATGACTATggaatgctctctctctctctctctctctctctctctctctctctctctctctctcacacacacacacacacacacacacacacaccatatATTGCATTGTGACTACACACTGCACAGGGTATGCAGCAGAACAGATTGATTTGCTAGATTGAGTAATAAACCAAGTGGACTTTGATGAACATAGGAAATCTCAGGTGGCAGTGACAACATATGTGATAATGATCATATGCCTATTGTGTTAAATTCATACCTTGTCATGGTGGTGGCTCAATGGATGTCATCACTCCATCATATGTATAACTTCTATGAAATAACTTGTATTTTGTTCctagagaattttttttgttgttgtaaatAAATTATGCATCAAGTCTAATTAATCAAGTTCAACTACATCCCAGAGAATAGTAGGGGGGCATGCCAACCCACTTACATGGTGAAGGAGCATGAGAAGAAGTTACAAAAAAAGTTAGAAGATGGACAGAGGATTCTGTAGTCTTCAAAACATGCTTAACAATAGAAGACTTGAATTTAGACACTAATTAAGCTCCAAATGTCATGAACATATAAGTTAATATTTCCTATGAAGAAAAGATGCACGTTTGATGCATTCCACAAGATCAGTGCAGTACAGTAGATTTCAATACCCAACTCCAAAACTAATTGAAGACCCATTCTCTACTAGCACAGCTCCTAGAGAATAGAAGGAATAAGCCTATTGACAAGAAAATCTCTGATAATCCGAGGGGAAATGCTTATTAAGGAATATTATGTAATTTACGGGAGTAGGTCTTAATGTCTATGGATAGCCATCCACATAACATATCCTTGGATGGCACTGAGTTTTTGCTATGCGGcaaggttttttttgttttttgccaTCCACATAACATATCCTTGGACTCCAATCACAACCACGGTCTTTTCCTTCACTCACCGATATGGGACTATCTTAGTTACCTCTGAGGGTTTTGCTATTTTAGTTACAATACATCTGTCTTGCACTAGCTTCTGAGCCAAAACAGGGATACCCACAATTGATGATTTGTCAATCATAGAAGCAGGAGATGACATTCAAACAATCTTGCCTCCTCCCGTCTTGCAGTTATATACTACATAATTATGTCTGAAATCTGCTTGTAGATGTGTAGGTACAGTGGATGGAAGTCGCTGGCGTGAACccggaggaaagaagaaatacgGGAGTCGTCACCTAAATTttgggtctaggacccatgaatggtg harbors:
- the LOC122659042 gene encoding B3 domain-containing protein Os01g0234100-like produces the protein MEMKSEHLELQESQKSMEDQDQMTLDQRILKRKGNEESEKNPKLLWIRKRPPAPPHPRYSPEYMQVLIDQVERNKRSVRKTDKINDEANSCSLKKAQELQMKLAPEMPSFVKFMLPSHVSSCFWLRIPGNFCKLNIPKKDCSIMLVDESGEEYKTKFLGEKGGLSGGWKRFSTAHDLVEGDSVVFQLIEATKFKVYIIGKNGLPKCSQVAGDLALEKEILTDNADEGACSLSVLQESNHNDTPPGSVSNPGHSEEVGSEDLEGIRSATTIMKFKDVKSFEDFTIIVNDWNIDSELSEHVRAKYYELCCSQKAFLHDNLSSVINCKLLIAGIISGVVNVAEFIRSCKLNTNENDFTNWRKCLDGFEKMGMNVGFLHARLHQLENLAFKSEGAKDSKIYNEAVSQRTCLVEEIRKLELKLLELKEVHASKDGEIRTLKLKAKRHEMKFQAKVNDPW